Proteins from one Podospora pseudocomata strain CBS 415.72m chromosome 4, whole genome shotgun sequence genomic window:
- the OPI3 gene encoding Phosphatidyl-N-methylethanolamine N-methyltransferase (EggNog:ENOG503NVA9; COG:I; BUSCO:EOG0926425H), with product MSIPQLLTEFVDYVDFNQRSFFISAAAIAFNPTFWNIVARKEYRDHFITRAFGSAQKGCYALAATIFSLGLVRDFLYERALRDQPSHPALEGENVTYAAYALLALGNILVISSTWQLGITGTFLGDYFGILMDKMVTGFPFNITSAPMYYGSTMSFLGSALLYGKPAGILLTLHVLIVYIIAIQFENPFTSGIYAKRERERAKAGGYEEKKEL from the exons ATGTCTATCCCTCAGCTTCTCACCGAGTTCGTCGACTACGTTGACTTCAACCAGCGCAGCTTCTTCA tctctgctgctgccattgCCTTCAACCCTACCTTCTGGAA CATCGTTGCCCGCAAGGAGTACCGTGACCACTTCATCACTCGTGCCTTTGGCAGCGCCCAAAAAGGATGCTACGCTCTCGccgccaccatcttctctctCGGCCTCGTCCGCGACTTCCTCTACGAGCGTGCCCTCCGTGACCAGCCATCGCACCCCGCCCTCGAGGGCGAGAATGTCACCTACGCTGCCTACGCTCTCTTGGCTCTTGGAAACATCTTGGTTATCTCTTCGACATGGCAGCTTGGCATCACTGGCACCTTCCTGGGTGACTACTTTGGCATCCTGATGGACAAGATGGTCACCGGCTTCcccttcaacatcaccagcgcCCCCATGTACTACGGTTCCACCATGAGCTTCCTCGGCAGCGCTCTGCTCTACGGAAAGCCCGCCGGTATCCTTCTGACTCTCCACGTCCTCATTGTCTACATTATCGCCATCCAGTTCGAGAACCCCTTCACCTCCGGCATCTATGCCAAGCGCGAGCGTGAGAGGGCCAAGGCCGGTGGCtacgaggagaagaaggagctctaa
- a CDS encoding hypothetical protein (EggNog:ENOG503NZJN; COG:S) yields the protein MAPKQRKPTPGSSSASGSSPAKAIPHIDPNSSFTPESFEKELKSLAQKAQSETTLHYLTEQSIIYLKSAALLSLIALYSTVSQLNLSPTYGSIPSSKWHSKLIMAGCFAGWSTNLTLNRVLPFKPEKLLPLLAVYVPVVQFFLGKVSSTLTAQWGPLITEGLTLLPLVTISAACVATYLEGADLPGFLPSWIRDALPGLGGYGFYKLSEKILGGLAEEHIGQSVLNTRVGMELALAGSYAALAPSKLLVFALPALLHTALLNTHLPTGNALAKLNKGLESVGYVVLDRKESLTGYVSVVDSPKEGYRVMRCDHSLLGGEWVKFLNQGQFKGNQVAEPIYGVFAMLEAVRLVKTTEKIKDHEAKALVIGLGIGTTPAALVAHGIDTTVVEIDPVVHEFALEYFQLPKNHTAVIEDAVTYTSRLAADEKGQRFDYIVHDVFTGGAEPIPLFTLEFLQNLNALLKPNGVIAINYAGDFALPPPRIVTNTIRSVFPACRAFREHPRDMEDFTKNQRDFTNMVMFCTKDPSGEVKFRHPNNRDLLNSPSRQAFLYPQHEVKEEDFVKAEGEAEGVLRANDTERLVKWHESSAMGHWGIMRTVLPDAVWEEW from the exons ATGGCGCCTAAACAACGTAAACCCACCCCAGggtcctcctcagcttcgGGGTCCTCCCCCGCAAAAGCCATCCCCCATATCGACCCCAACAGTTCCTTCACCCCCGAATCTTTCGAGAAGGAACTCAAGTCTCTCGCTCAAAAAGCACAGTCTGAGACAACCTTGCATTACTTGACAGAGCAATCCATCATCTATCTCAAATCAGCCGCCTTGCTCTCCCTCATTGCGCTGTACTCCACCGTCTCTCAGCTCAATCTCTCCCCAACTTACGGCTCCattccatcatcaaaatGGCACTCCAAGCTTATCATGGCCGGGTGTTTCGCTGGATGGTCAACTAACCTCACTCTCAACCGGGTCTTGCCGTTCAAGCCCGAGAAGCTATTGCCCCTGCTGGCTGTTTATGTCCCCGTCGTCCAGTTCTTCTTGGGGAAGGTCAGCTCAACACTGACGGCACAATGGGGACCTTTGATCACGGAGGGACTGACGCTATTACCACTGGTGACAATCAGTGCGGCTTGTGTGGCTACCTACCTCGAGGGTGCAGATTTGCCTGGCTTCTTGCCAAGCTGGATTCGGGACGCCTTGCCAGGACTGGGCGGTTATGGGTTTTACAAGCTTTCAGAAAAGATTCTGGGCGGGTTGGCTGAGGAGCATATTGGACAGTCAGTGTTAAACACAAGAGTGGGCATGGAGCTGGCATTGGCCGGAAGTTATGCGGCTTTGGCGCCATCAAAGTTGCTGGTTTTTGCTTTGCCAGCCCTTTTGCATACTGCGCTGCTGAACACACATCTTCCTACTGGAAATGCGCTTGCGAAGTTAAACAAGGGTTTGGAGAGCGTTGGTTATGTGGTTTTGGACAGGAAGGAGAGTTTGACGGGATACGTCTCGGTTGTGGACAGCCCGAAGGAGGGATACAGGGTCATGAGATGTGATCACTCtttgttgggtggtgagtggGTCAAGTTCTTGAACCAGGGACAGTTCAAGGGCAACCAGGTTGCTGAGCCTATTTATGGTGTTTTTGCCATGCTCGAGGCAGTGAGATTGGTCAAGACCACtgagaagatcaaggatcATGAGGCGAAAGCTCTCGTCAT CGGTCTCGGCATCGGCACCACCCCCGCTGCTCTTGTGGCACATGGCATCGACACCACTGTCGTCGAAATCGATCCTGTGGTGCACGAATTTGCCCTCGAATATTTCCAGCTCCCCAAGAACCATACCGCTGTCATTGAGGATGCGGTCACTTACACCTCCCGTCTGGCAGCTGACGAAAAAGGGCAGCGCTTCGATTACATCGTCCATGACGTCTTCACCGGTGGCGCTGAACCCATTCCCCTCTTTACTCTCGAGTTCCTCCAGAACCTGAACGCGCTGCTCAAGCCAAACGGAGTCATTGCCATC AACTACGCCGGAGACttcgccctccccccaccccgcaTCGTCACCAACACTATCCGCTCTGTCTTCCCCGCTTGCCGTGCCTTCCGTGAGCACCCGCGCGACATGGAGGATTTCACCAAGAACCAGAGGGACTTCACCAACATGGTCATGTTCTGCACCAAGGATCCTTCTGGAGAAGTCAAGTTCAGGCATCCTAACAACAGAGACCTGCTAAACAGCCCGTCGAGACAAGCGTTCTTGTATCCTCAGCATGAAGTCAAAGAGGAGGACTTTGTCAAGGCTGAGGGAGAGGCTGAGGGAGTGTTGAGGGCGAATGATACCGAGAGATTGGTCAAGTGGCATGAAAGCAGTGCAATGGGGCACTGGGGCATCATGAGAACTGTGTTGCCGGATGCggtttgggaggagtggtga